A single Anatilimnocola floriformis DNA region contains:
- a CDS encoding lamin tail domain-containing protein, whose amino-acid sequence MKRGSRRDRLWRRVFGRHLGNKSRRRAWLEQLEPRQVMASLPIISEVMAANSSGLKDADGDESDWIEIYNPTAAPINLQGWSLTDDPGDLNEWVFPAVTIGPNAFLTVFASDKDRTTGPELHTNFKLSAGGDYLALVNAGGVVVSEYTPTYPPQIDNVSYGIAFDTAELIQSGAATQVRIPTNGSLGNTWTTTGFDATGWTTGTTGVGYGVVHPGFNIVYARANVEVSDLGVARNVITTPSMRSLTLNTTAAVVNYMGTGGGGHYGSDSAFPNQAIGDDINDFVVQANGVVKIPTAGNWTFAVNSDDGFELKLERNGVTFSSEYFATRGASDTLATFNIPTAGDWNISAMMYERAGGASFELFAAPGSLSSWNATAFDLIGDTANGGLTTYAPIGVGTGVAVGTDVRAAMQNVNASAYVRIPFTVTNPSTYDSLQLSMQYDDGFVAYLNGVEVARRNAPTSLAFNSAATVDRSLADATTAESINLTPFLSNLQVGNNVLAIQGLNSSAGDDSFLVLPRLIASAAHPEQLRYFHTSTPGTFNVDPALGVIDRVSANVAAGFYNSPISVTLSTPSAGATIRYTIDGSTPTATNGLIYNTPVSISATTTLRAGAFRTDYLSLPTITRSYIFLDDVIRQSPSDDVAGGVYPDVGAAPAGWPTTWGGNVVDYGMDQTIVNQAGAAAVKSALLSLSSISITTDLSNLFNASTGIYANASQDGRDWERPASIEMLNPDGSAGFQVNAGLRIRGGYSRSNDNPKHAFRVFMRGEYGDSSLEYPLFGPDAADSFKKFDLRTAQNYSWSFAGDASNTMIQDGFARQSQLDMGEPGTHSRWVHLYIDGQYWGIYQIEERPEAEFAATYFGGSAEDYDVIKPEAGVYTNSATDGNFDAYQRLWQFVTTQDLANNANYYHIQGKNALGVDDPSIPSEDVLLDVDNLVVYMFGILHGGNLDAPISAFLGNNGINNYFAIRDRTGREGFKFIQHDAEHTLHNVNENRNGPFTAGQNFDRFNPQFLHQQLMANAEYRIRFADLVQENFFNGGPMSTEVAGARFQKDVALLDPAIVAESARWGDAKRQTSPLGKTDWLSAVATMAGFVANRNPVLISQFQAITPNSLFPTVGAASFLINGVPRSSGEILPGSVLRMAAAAGTVYYTTNGSDPRLVGGALNPAAVAYDPSGTDSTLVATNSQWKYSDKGTDLGTGWRAESFNDTAWSAGNAELGYGDGDEATVVSYGPDVNARYITTYFRKSFTVASVSNLTGLKLRLKRDDGAVVYINGVEATRSNMPSGAILNSTLASSNVGGTDEQTFYEVDLNPALLHAGTNVIAVEVHQSVANSSDVSFDASLIARVQTNPGLPLNTSATINARVLSGGVWSALTDATFSTATKAAAGNLAVTEVHYNPAAFPGATTAPLNDKQNFEFVELRNIGSSTIDLTGVQFNAGITFNFTGGDVTFLAPGQHVVVIKDRLSFEARYGTGVLVAGVYTGSLDNGGEQLRLVDAAGATIQDFTFDDDPASTPPWVTSPDGNGPSLTVRSVTGNYNLGSNWRASYLTNGTPGYEENDYPVNLTMTGGSVAENVASAVAGTLSATDPNAADTLTYSLVNDAGGRFVVVGANIVLASGVLLDYETQSSYSITARATDAGGLFVEKAFTIQVTDVAEANIAPTFVVGTPPEVSEDSGSQTVPGIASGFVPGPTSEAAQTLVAYLVQNVSNPSLFAVLPAVDVNGTLTYTLAANAFGSSTFDLRVRDSGGTANGGVDTSAPQTVTIAVSPVNDPPSFVKGANITVPYNAGLQTFPNWAASISVGPANEVAQQPSFSIAGNSLPGLFSGPITISPTGTLSFTPATGVSGTATITVAVQDDGGTDSGGVNVSGTQSFTITVSPAPVNSLPTINAIGNRLISENVGTQVVNLSGITAGGESQALQVSAVSNNTGLIANPSITYTSPNATGSLSFAPQANQTGAATITVTVRDAGYDGSFNTADDGVTSTTFTVTVAPNNYPPVTHDSTEQVTFNTPISRVFPANDPDGPVLTFAIVMLPSFGTISGFNTATGAYTYTPNAGTTGLDVVMFSVTDGLSTATGTVRFAVQEPGTSVSAVGGDLFVTGTPGDDMIIVSKSATNQVIVRTQFGAGYYPLTNQLFINAREGNDTVTVSSLTNPTTIDLAAGNDYASGSMANDTIIGGDGADQINASGGENIVWGDNVGEQNLAAGGDDVLSSLDGNDVMYGGGGNDQLYSGGGNDYVHAGQGNDLVSAGAGNDRIFGGQGNDGLYGDEGDDIIVGGSGNDTLIGRTGNDILIGGLGADQMNGDEGADLLIGGDTTNSGSSTAGDANDVALLAMLTSWNATRPAGLATPLLAGNDNSIDTLSGYTGDDDFYVNTGDLTPDLNGNGMGIDRVVNL is encoded by the coding sequence ATGAAACGGGGATCGCGTCGCGATCGTTTGTGGCGTCGTGTCTTTGGTCGCCATCTCGGCAACAAGTCGCGACGACGCGCCTGGCTCGAACAATTGGAGCCACGTCAGGTGATGGCCAGTCTGCCGATCATCAGTGAGGTGATGGCCGCCAACAGCAGCGGCCTGAAGGACGCCGATGGAGATGAGAGCGATTGGATCGAAATCTATAACCCCACCGCCGCTCCGATTAACTTGCAAGGTTGGTCGCTGACCGATGATCCGGGCGATTTGAACGAGTGGGTGTTTCCCGCGGTCACGATCGGGCCGAACGCTTTCTTGACGGTGTTCGCCTCGGACAAAGATCGCACGACAGGTCCCGAACTGCACACCAATTTCAAGCTGTCGGCTGGCGGCGATTACTTGGCGCTAGTGAATGCCGGCGGTGTTGTTGTCAGCGAGTACACGCCGACCTATCCGCCGCAGATCGACAATGTTTCCTACGGCATTGCGTTTGATACGGCTGAGCTGATTCAGTCGGGCGCTGCGACTCAGGTGCGCATTCCGACCAACGGTTCACTGGGCAACACTTGGACAACGACGGGATTCGATGCCACCGGCTGGACGACGGGGACGACCGGCGTGGGTTATGGCGTGGTCCATCCGGGCTTCAACATTGTCTATGCCCGCGCAAACGTGGAAGTGAGTGATCTAGGCGTCGCGCGCAATGTAATCACCACGCCCTCGATGCGTTCGCTGACGTTGAATACGACGGCGGCGGTGGTCAATTACATGGGAACCGGCGGCGGCGGGCACTATGGAAGTGATTCGGCGTTTCCCAATCAAGCCATCGGCGATGACATCAACGACTTTGTCGTGCAGGCGAATGGCGTCGTAAAGATTCCGACTGCGGGGAATTGGACGTTTGCCGTCAACAGCGACGACGGTTTTGAATTGAAGCTTGAGCGCAACGGCGTGACGTTTTCGTCGGAATACTTTGCCACGCGCGGAGCATCGGATACGCTCGCCACGTTCAACATTCCAACGGCCGGCGATTGGAACATTTCGGCAATGATGTATGAGCGCGCCGGCGGCGCGAGCTTTGAATTGTTCGCTGCGCCGGGAAGCTTATCGAGCTGGAATGCGACTGCCTTCGACTTGATCGGCGACACGGCCAACGGCGGTTTGACGACTTATGCGCCGATTGGCGTTGGCACCGGCGTAGCCGTCGGAACCGACGTGCGCGCTGCCATGCAGAATGTGAACGCGTCGGCCTATGTGCGAATTCCATTCACGGTGACGAATCCGTCGACCTACGATTCGTTGCAGCTGAGCATGCAATACGACGATGGCTTTGTGGCGTATCTCAATGGGGTGGAAGTTGCCCGGCGAAATGCACCGACGTCGCTCGCTTTCAACTCAGCAGCCACGGTCGATCGTTCGCTCGCCGACGCGACGACGGCAGAGAGCATTAATCTGACGCCGTTCTTGAGCAACTTGCAGGTCGGCAATAACGTGCTGGCCATTCAGGGGCTGAATTCGTCCGCCGGCGACGATAGCTTTTTGGTTCTGCCGCGACTCATCGCCTCGGCGGCGCATCCCGAGCAACTCCGGTACTTCCACACTTCAACACCGGGCACATTCAATGTCGATCCAGCCTTGGGCGTGATCGATCGCGTTAGCGCCAATGTGGCGGCCGGTTTTTACAACAGCCCCATCTCGGTTACGCTCTCAACTCCTTCGGCGGGAGCGACGATTCGCTACACGATCGACGGCAGCACGCCGACGGCTACGAATGGTTTGATTTACAACACCCCCGTTTCCATCTCGGCAACGACGACGCTGCGCGCGGGAGCATTTCGAACCGACTACCTCTCGCTGCCGACGATCACGCGCTCGTACATTTTTCTCGACGACGTGATTCGTCAATCGCCGAGCGACGATGTGGCCGGCGGAGTCTATCCCGATGTCGGCGCCGCGCCGGCAGGCTGGCCCACGACTTGGGGCGGCAATGTCGTGGATTACGGCATGGATCAAACCATTGTCAATCAGGCCGGCGCTGCGGCGGTGAAGTCGGCATTGCTGTCGCTGTCGAGCATTTCGATCACGACCGATTTGTCGAATCTGTTCAATGCGTCGACCGGCATCTATGCCAACGCCAGTCAGGATGGCCGCGATTGGGAGCGCCCCGCCTCGATCGAAATGCTCAATCCCGACGGCTCGGCGGGTTTTCAAGTCAACGCCGGCTTGCGCATTCGCGGCGGTTATAGCCGCAGCAACGACAACCCCAAGCATGCGTTCCGCGTCTTCATGCGCGGTGAGTATGGCGATTCTTCGCTCGAGTATCCGCTGTTCGGCCCCGACGCTGCCGATTCGTTCAAGAAGTTCGATTTGCGCACCGCGCAGAATTATTCCTGGAGCTTTGCCGGCGACGCCAGCAACACCATGATTCAAGATGGTTTCGCCCGGCAATCGCAACTCGATATGGGAGAGCCTGGCACGCACAGCCGGTGGGTGCATCTCTATATCGATGGTCAATACTGGGGCATCTATCAGATCGAGGAGCGCCCCGAAGCAGAGTTTGCCGCCACTTATTTCGGCGGCTCGGCCGAAGACTATGACGTCATCAAACCTGAAGCGGGTGTTTACACCAACAGCGCGACCGACGGCAACTTCGATGCGTATCAGCGCCTGTGGCAGTTCGTAACGACGCAAGACCTGGCGAACAACGCGAACTACTACCACATCCAAGGCAAGAACGCACTCGGCGTTGATGATCCATCAATCCCCAGCGAAGACGTGCTGCTCGATGTCGACAATCTCGTTGTCTACATGTTCGGCATCTTGCACGGCGGCAATCTCGATGCGCCGATCTCGGCGTTCCTCGGCAATAACGGCATCAATAATTACTTTGCGATTCGCGATCGGACGGGGCGCGAGGGCTTCAAGTTCATTCAGCACGATGCCGAACACACGCTGCACAATGTGAATGAAAACCGCAACGGTCCTTTCACCGCGGGACAAAATTTCGATCGGTTCAATCCGCAGTTTTTGCATCAGCAGCTGATGGCCAATGCGGAATATCGGATCCGCTTCGCCGATCTGGTGCAGGAAAACTTTTTTAACGGCGGGCCGATGTCGACGGAGGTCGCCGGAGCGAGATTTCAAAAAGACGTCGCGCTGCTCGATCCCGCCATCGTGGCCGAGAGTGCGCGCTGGGGCGATGCCAAGCGGCAGACGAGTCCGCTCGGCAAGACCGATTGGCTGTCTGCCGTGGCGACCATGGCAGGGTTTGTCGCCAATCGCAATCCGGTTTTAATCTCCCAATTTCAAGCCATCACGCCGAACAGTTTGTTCCCTACGGTCGGCGCTGCTTCGTTTTTGATCAACGGCGTTCCGCGCAGCTCGGGAGAGATTTTGCCAGGTAGCGTGCTGCGCATGGCGGCAGCTGCGGGGACAGTTTATTACACCACCAACGGCAGCGATCCTCGGCTCGTTGGCGGCGCGCTCAATCCTGCCGCAGTCGCTTACGATCCTAGTGGTACCGATTCGACGCTGGTCGCAACCAATTCGCAGTGGAAATATTCCGACAAGGGAACCGATCTCGGAACCGGGTGGCGGGCCGAGAGTTTCAACGACACCGCGTGGTCGGCTGGTAATGCGGAGTTGGGCTACGGCGACGGCGACGAAGCAACCGTGGTGAGCTACGGCCCGGACGTGAATGCGCGATACATCACAACTTACTTCCGCAAAAGCTTCACGGTGGCCAGCGTCAGTAATCTGACTGGCCTGAAGTTGCGATTGAAGCGCGATGATGGCGCTGTGGTCTATATCAATGGTGTGGAAGCGACCCGCAGCAACATGCCGAGCGGGGCGATTCTGAATTCGACGCTAGCCAGCAGCAACGTTGGTGGCACCGACGAGCAGACCTTTTATGAAGTGGATCTCAATCCCGCTCTGCTGCATGCTGGCACGAATGTGATTGCCGTGGAAGTTCATCAATCGGTCGCCAATAGCAGTGATGTTTCGTTCGATGCTAGCCTGATTGCGCGCGTGCAAACCAATCCAGGCCTGCCATTGAACACCTCGGCGACCATCAACGCCCGCGTGCTGAGCGGCGGAGTATGGTCTGCCCTGACCGACGCCACTTTCAGCACGGCCACCAAAGCGGCTGCCGGAAACCTGGCCGTTACCGAGGTGCACTACAATCCGGCGGCGTTTCCGGGCGCGACGACCGCGCCGCTCAACGATAAACAAAACTTCGAGTTCGTCGAGTTGCGGAATATCGGCTCTTCGACGATCGATCTCACGGGCGTGCAATTTAACGCCGGCATCACGTTCAACTTCACCGGCGGTGATGTGACGTTCCTCGCGCCGGGACAGCACGTGGTCGTGATCAAGGACCGGCTGTCGTTCGAAGCCCGTTATGGTACGGGCGTCTTGGTCGCTGGCGTGTATACCGGCAGCCTCGATAACGGCGGCGAGCAACTTCGATTGGTCGATGCTGCTGGCGCAACCATCCAGGACTTCACTTTCGATGACGATCCGGCATCGACTCCGCCGTGGGTGACATCGCCCGATGGCAATGGCCCTTCGTTGACGGTTCGCAGCGTAACCGGCAATTACAACTTGGGCTCGAACTGGCGAGCCAGCTATCTGACCAATGGCACGCCCGGTTATGAAGAAAACGATTACCCGGTAAATCTGACGATGACCGGTGGCTCGGTTGCCGAGAACGTCGCGAGCGCCGTAGCCGGCACACTTTCAGCGACTGATCCAAATGCTGCCGATACGCTGACCTACAGCCTGGTGAATGACGCCGGGGGACGGTTCGTCGTGGTGGGCGCGAATATCGTGCTCGCCAGTGGTGTGCTGCTCGATTATGAAACGCAGTCTTCCTACAGTATCACTGCGCGCGCGACTGACGCCGGCGGTCTGTTCGTAGAAAAGGCCTTTACGATTCAAGTAACCGATGTCGCCGAAGCCAACATCGCGCCGACGTTTGTCGTTGGTACGCCGCCGGAAGTAAGTGAGGATAGTGGTTCGCAAACGGTACCTGGTATCGCGAGCGGCTTTGTGCCGGGTCCGACCAGTGAAGCGGCGCAAACGTTAGTCGCCTATCTGGTGCAGAATGTCTCGAATCCTTCGCTGTTTGCCGTGCTTCCGGCTGTGGATGTGAATGGAACGCTTACCTACACCCTGGCAGCCAATGCTTTTGGTAGTTCCACGTTCGACTTGCGAGTGCGCGACAGCGGCGGCACGGCGAATGGCGGTGTCGATACCAGCGCGCCGCAAACGGTGACGATCGCAGTGAGTCCCGTCAACGATCCGCCGAGCTTTGTGAAGGGGGCCAACATTACGGTTCCTTACAATGCCGGATTGCAGACATTCCCAAACTGGGCCGCGAGCATCTCGGTCGGCCCAGCAAATGAAGTCGCGCAACAGCCCAGCTTCAGCATCGCGGGTAACTCTTTGCCGGGGCTGTTTTCAGGACCGATCACGATTAGCCCCACCGGCACGCTGAGCTTCACGCCAGCGACAGGCGTCTCGGGCACGGCGACCATCACCGTGGCAGTTCAGGACGACGGCGGCACGGACAGCGGCGGCGTGAATGTTAGCGGCACGCAATCCTTCACCATCACGGTCAGCCCCGCGCCGGTGAATTCGTTGCCCACCATCAACGCCATCGGCAATCGACTCATCAGCGAGAATGTCGGTACGCAAGTCGTTAACCTCAGCGGCATCACCGCCGGTGGTGAGTCTCAGGCGCTGCAGGTTTCTGCTGTGAGCAACAACACGGGGCTGATTGCGAATCCGTCGATCACTTACACGTCGCCGAATGCAACTGGCTCTCTATCGTTTGCTCCGCAGGCCAATCAAACCGGCGCGGCGACAATCACCGTGACCGTTCGTGACGCGGGCTACGACGGCAGCTTCAATACAGCGGATGACGGCGTGACCTCGACCACCTTCACGGTGACAGTGGCGCCGAACAACTATCCGCCGGTTACGCACGACAGCACCGAGCAAGTCACTTTCAACACGCCGATTTCGCGGGTGTTTCCGGCCAACGATCCCGATGGTCCGGTGCTGACCTTTGCCATCGTCATGCTGCCTTCCTTTGGCACGATCAGCGGCTTCAATACCGCGACGGGGGCATACACTTACACCCCCAACGCCGGCACTACCGGCCTCGACGTTGTGATGTTCAGCGTGACCGATGGCCTGAGCACGGCCACTGGTACAGTCCGGTTCGCGGTTCAGGAACCGGGCACGAGCGTATCTGCCGTGGGTGGGGATTTGTTCGTGACTGGTACGCCAGGCGATGACATGATCATCGTTTCGAAATCGGCAACGAATCAGGTAATTGTGCGCACGCAGTTCGGAGCCGGCTACTATCCGCTCACGAACCAGCTGTTCATCAACGCCCGTGAAGGGAATGACACGGTCACCGTCAGCTCGCTCACGAACCCGACCACGATCGATTTGGCGGCCGGCAACGACTACGCATCGGGAAGCATGGCCAACGATACGATCATCGGCGGTGACGGCGCGGACCAGATCAACGCCAGCGGTGGTGAAAATATCGTTTGGGGCGACAACGTCGGCGAGCAGAATCTGGCAGCCGGCGGCGACGATGTCCTGAGCAGCCTGGATGGCAATGATGTGATGTACGGCGGCGGCGGCAATGACCAGCTCTATTCCGGCGGCGGAAATGATTATGTGCATGCTGGCCAAGGAAACGACCTGGTCTCGGCGGGAGCTGGCAACGATCGGATCTTTGGTGGTCAGGGTAACGACGGTCTCTACGGCGATGAAGGCGACGACATCATCGTCGGCGGTAGCGGCAACGACACCTTGATCGGTCGCACCGGCAACGACATTTTGATCGGGGGCTTGGGAGCAGATCAAATGAACGGCGACGAAGGCGCCGACTTGCTGATCGGCGGCGATACGACCAACAGCGGCAGTTCGACCGCCGGCGACGCCAACGACGTCGCGCTGCTGGCCATGTTGACGAGTTGGAATGCAACCCGACCCGCGGGGCTCGCCACTCCGTTGCTCGCTGGTAACGACAACTCGATCGATACGCTCAGCGGTTACACCGGCGATGACGATTTCTACGTGAACACCGGCGATCTCACCCCCGACCTCAATGGCAATGGTATGGGGATCGACAGAGTCGTTAACCTCTAA
- a CDS encoding phospholipase D-like domain-containing protein — protein MPSLPKTAVALANNDYVHIAWNFGDKPLDNCGGFAIYRIKKGGSGAQPLKAFDRDKDGNRLEKTCEDLPIRKYSWRDVFAQRDQTYKYRIVPMSGPHQPLADIEPLETEWVSVSQNNENAQAFFNRGLLATQKSADALWDPAKQKPDFAKIEALINDPKSPFRKSLMGEHFSALTQLLDRAESEGGSCWAALFELTDKALIDKLAACKDLHLILSNNNTEKTETKPMVYDGKNNAAAVALEPTCQELVRRYMPTGQIGHNKFMVYKDKKGKPRAVLTGSTNWTASGMCTQSNNAIIIESEALARIYLEYWEALKADALAAKIPEPPAAMKGIQGKTLRTDCATKRKTVKFDGGSTIQVWFSPNASGLARPPKKGVESPDPPLDLAEVYQLMENAEQSVLFLAFMPGKAESANSFHFLKQLGKISSKRPELFVRGAVSDPELTREFDLGMLRNEGNENYMISSPFNVFKNFDQWRQEIYKYGHAIIHDKLIVIDPLGKKPVVITGSHNLGFRASSNNDENMLIIRGNRGLATAYATHVMDVFEHYRSRWISGSRKKQDYNPNQDPNWQKRYFDDYRPAFAERLFWISAGKPLPPLTPSPHGDFRLERAEADDAARKKAAADRKEQKEKQKSKASAGKSPPKKKVAAAKSVPKAKSAKKAKKA, from the coding sequence ATGCCAAGCCTGCCAAAAACTGCCGTCGCCCTCGCCAACAACGACTATGTCCACATCGCGTGGAATTTCGGTGACAAGCCTCTCGACAATTGTGGTGGATTCGCAATTTATCGAATTAAGAAAGGCGGCTCTGGAGCGCAGCCGTTAAAGGCCTTCGATCGTGATAAGGATGGCAATCGGCTGGAGAAAACCTGCGAAGACTTGCCCATCCGCAAGTACAGCTGGCGTGATGTGTTTGCGCAGCGCGATCAGACATACAAGTATCGAATCGTGCCGATGTCGGGGCCTCACCAGCCACTCGCAGACATTGAACCTCTGGAAACCGAATGGGTGAGCGTTTCGCAAAACAATGAGAATGCACAGGCATTTTTCAATCGCGGACTGCTGGCCACGCAAAAATCGGCCGACGCTCTGTGGGATCCGGCGAAGCAAAAGCCAGATTTCGCCAAAATCGAAGCCTTGATCAACGACCCCAAGAGCCCCTTTCGCAAGTCGCTCATGGGCGAACATTTCTCCGCCCTCACGCAACTACTCGATCGTGCAGAATCAGAAGGGGGATCTTGTTGGGCTGCCTTGTTCGAGTTGACTGACAAAGCTCTGATCGACAAGCTCGCGGCCTGCAAAGATCTGCATCTCATCCTGTCGAACAACAACACTGAGAAAACCGAGACCAAGCCAATGGTGTACGACGGCAAGAATAACGCTGCCGCTGTTGCCTTGGAGCCGACTTGCCAAGAGCTCGTTCGTCGATACATGCCGACCGGCCAAATTGGTCACAACAAGTTCATGGTCTACAAGGACAAGAAAGGGAAGCCGCGGGCCGTGCTTACGGGCAGCACGAACTGGACCGCGTCGGGAATGTGCACTCAGAGCAACAACGCGATCATCATCGAAAGTGAGGCCTTGGCTCGCATCTATCTGGAATATTGGGAAGCACTGAAGGCCGACGCACTCGCGGCAAAAATCCCCGAGCCGCCAGCGGCAATGAAAGGAATTCAAGGCAAAACGCTGCGCACCGACTGCGCGACAAAGCGAAAAACGGTGAAGTTCGATGGAGGTTCGACCATCCAAGTCTGGTTTTCGCCAAACGCGAGTGGTCTCGCACGGCCGCCCAAGAAAGGAGTGGAATCACCCGATCCTCCGCTCGATCTGGCAGAAGTCTATCAGCTGATGGAGAACGCGGAACAATCGGTCCTGTTTCTGGCCTTCATGCCGGGCAAAGCCGAAAGTGCCAATAGCTTTCATTTTCTGAAACAGCTGGGAAAGATCTCGTCCAAGCGACCGGAGCTATTCGTGCGTGGCGCTGTTAGCGATCCTGAGTTGACGCGCGAGTTCGATCTCGGCATGCTGCGCAACGAAGGGAACGAGAACTACATGATCTCCTCCCCCTTCAATGTCTTCAAGAACTTCGATCAATGGCGACAAGAAATCTACAAGTACGGCCACGCGATTATTCATGACAAACTGATCGTGATCGACCCGCTGGGTAAGAAGCCCGTGGTCATCACCGGCAGCCACAACCTTGGATTTCGGGCCTCGTCCAACAACGACGAGAATATGCTGATCATTCGCGGGAATCGCGGCTTGGCGACTGCCTACGCCACGCACGTGATGGACGTGTTTGAGCACTACCGGTCACGCTGGATTTCGGGCAGCAGAAAGAAGCAGGACTACAATCCGAATCAGGATCCGAATTGGCAAAAACGCTACTTTGATGATTACCGACCGGCGTTCGCGGAGCGACTGTTTTGGATTTCGGCAGGTAAGCCTTTGCCGCCGCTAACGCCCAGCCCGCACGGTGATTTCCGCCTGGAACGCGCGGAAGCTGATGACGCAGCTCGCAAGAAGGCGGCTGCAGATCGGAAAGAACAGAAGGAAAAGCAAAAGAGCAAAGCTTCTGCTGGAAAAAGTCCGCCAAAGAAAAAAGTGGCCGCGGCGAAGTCAGTTCCAAAGGCCAAGAGTGCGAAGAAAGCGAAAAAGGCATAA